In Tsukamurella tyrosinosolvens, the genomic window GCCGCGGCGACGAGGCGGCCGACAAGATCCGCCTCGACGCGAAGGCCGTCGACGCCGCGGGCGCCTTCTCGGTCGTGCTGGAGATGGTGCCCTCGGACGTGGCCGCACAGGTCACCAAGGAGATCGCCATCCCGACGATCGGGATCGGCGCCGGCAACCAGTGCGACGGCCAGGTACTGGTGTGGCAGGACTTCTCCGGCCTCAACCGCGGCCGCACGGCGCGCTTCGTCAAGAAGTACGCGAACATCGGCGACGAGCTGCTGCGCGGCGCCCAGGAGTACGTGGCGGAGGTCGCCTCGGGCGAGTTCCCCGGACCGGAGCACGGATTCTGATGCGCGAGTTCTACCCCGAGATCGAGGCCTACAGCACCGAACTGCTGGACGTGGGCGACGGGCAGCTGCTGTACGTCGAACAGAGCGGCAACCCCGACGGCAAGCCGGTGGTGTTCATCCACGGCGGACCCGGCGGCGGCACCTCCCCGGATTGCCGGCGGTTCTTCGACCCGGCGGCCTACCGGATCGTCGTGTTCGACCAGCGCGGATGCGGTCAGTCCAAGCCGCACATCGCCGATCCCCCCTCGGGCGAGGGCGATTCGCTGGCGGACCGGCTCGCGGTGAACACCACCGCGCACCTCATCGCCGACATCGAGCGGATCCGGGAGCACCTCGGCATCGACCGGTGGCAGGTCTTCGGCGGGTCGTGGGGCTCCACGCTGGGCCTGGCCTACGCGCAGACCCACCCGGCGCGGGTGACGGAGCTGGTGCTGCGCGGCATCTTCCTGCTGCGCCGCAGCGAGCTGGACTGGTACTACAACGAGGGCGCCTCCCACGTCTACCCGGACAACTGGGAGGACTACCTGGCCCCGCTCGACGAGGCGGACCGGGCACCGTCGGCCGACAAGATCGCGGCCTACCACCGGCTCCTGCACGCGGACGATCAGGAGGTGGCGCTCACCGCGGCGAAGGCCTGGTCGAAGTGGGAGCGCAGCACCAGCCACCTCATCAACACCGCCGAGAGCTCGGCCGACGCGGACGACCCGCGGTTCGCGATCCCGTTCGCGCAGATCGAGAACCACTACTTCGTCAACGGCGGCTTCCTCGACGAGGCGCAGCTGCTGCGGGACATCGACCGCATCGCCGGCATCCCCGGCGTGATCGTGCAGGGGCGCTACGACGTGGTCTGCCCCGCCCGCAGCGCCTGGGACCTGCACCGCGCCTGGCCCACCGCCGACCTGGTGATCGTGCCGGACGCCGGACACTCGGCGTTCGAGCCGGGCATCCGATCGGCCCTCATCGAGGCCACCGACCGCTTCGCGAAGGACTGAGCATGGCCGAGCAGCGTGAGATCGAGACGAAGTACGAGGTCGGGCCGGAGACGGCGGCGCCCTCGCTGGCCGCCGTGCCCGGCGTCGACCACGTCTCGACCGACGAGGTCTTCCACCTGGTGGCGGTGTACTACGACACCGATGCCCTGGACCTCGCCGCGAACCGGATCACGCTGCGCCGCCGTACGGGCGGCAAGGACGACGGGTGGCACCTCAAGCTGCCCGACGGTGCCGACCGCCGCGAGGTGACGGTGCCGCTGGGCGACGAGGCGGACGCACCCGAGGGCGCGTCGGCCGAGGTGCCCGAGGAGCTGGTGGAGCGCGTCCGCGCCGTCGTGCGCGGGCGCGCCCTCGCCCCCATCGCGATCGTCGAGAACGAGCGGCACACGACGTACTGCCACGCGGTCGACGGGGAGCTCCTCGGCGAATTCGTCGACGACCACGTGCACTCGGTGTCACTGCTGCCCGACGGGCCCGAGAAGCAGTGGCGCGAGTGGGAGTTCGAGGTGCCGGACACCCCGCTGGGCCGCAAGACCGCGGTCGCCGTGGACAAGGCACTGCGCGCGGCGGGCGGCGCCGAGCCGGACGCGGCGTCGAAGTTGGCGCGCGCGATCGACGCCGAGGTCGCGCGCGGCGCCGTCGACCTGCCGAAGAAGATCGGGCACGCGACGGCCGGGCAACTGCTGACCGCGGCCCTCGCCGCGTATCGCGACAAGCTCCTCCGCGAGGACCCGCGCGTGCGAGCCCGCGCTGACGACTCCGTGCACCAGATGCGCATCGCGACCCGCCAGCTGCGGAGCGTGCTCACCGAGTTCTCCGGATTCTTCGAGGGGCCGGCCCGGGCCGCGCTGAGCTCGGAGCTCAAGCTCCTCGCGTCCGTCCTCGGCGCCGTGCGCGACGCCGAGGTGCTGGCGCAGCGGTTCGCGGCCTTCGACGCGGACGGCGAGCTGGGTGGGGCCGGCGCGGCCCTCGCGCAGCGGCAGCACGCCGCCGAGGCGCGCGGCTGGACGCGCGTGGACCTCGCGCTGACCTCGGACCGGTACTTCGTGCTGCTGGACGCGATCGACGCCTTCATCGCCGACCCGCCGCTGCGCGAGCGGGCGGACAGGCCCGCCCTGAAGAGCCTGGCGCCGCTGCTGGACAAGCGGATCCGCTCCTTCGCCCGGCAGTCGATGGTGCTGCTCGCCGACCCCGCGTGCACCGACCACGACGTGCACGCCATCCGCAAGCACGCGAAGCGCCTGCGCTACGCCTCCGCCGTGGTCGACCCCGTGGTGCGCGGCGACCTGCGCTCCGAGGTCAAGTCGCTGTCGAAGGTGCAGACGCGGCTCGGCGAGTTCCAGGACGCGACGATCGCGCGCGACGCGGTGGCCGATCTGGCCGCCGAGACGACCGACCCCGCGATCGCCTTCCGCCTGGGCCGGCTCGACGCCGTCGAGGAGCTGCGCGCCGCGCAGGCGCGCGCGAGCCTGCCGGGGATGCTGCGCGGCCTGCGCTGACCCGGGCCGCCTCGCCGCCCGTCAGAGCCCGGCGATGCCCGCGAGCCGGCCGCCGATGTCGGCGCCCGAGTACGAGTCGTGCGAGTTCGGGACCGTCTTCGCGAGGTCGCCGGTCCAGTGGCACACCGGGTCGCCCGAGGTGCAGATGCTCAGGGTGCGGCCGCCGATGCGCGGGGCCAGCGGTGCCGGGTTCGCGCCGCTGATCATCGCCGACGCCTGCGCCATGCCCTGGGAGCGCGGTGCCGAGCCGAGGTACCGGGTGGTGTCGTTCGGGGTGCGGTCCGGGTCCGCGATGAGGGCCGCCGCGGTCAGCTGCTTCCGGTCCCCCAGGCGCTGCAGCGCGCGGTGCACGGCGGACGCGCCCTGCGAGTAGCCGGCGAGCACGATCTTCGTCGACGGGCAGGCCTTGAGGACGATCTCGACGTCGCCCTGGGTGTTCGCGGCGCCCGTGTTCATGCTGGCGAGGAAGCCGCCGAACTGGTCCACCCGGGTGGGCACGGCGGCCGCCGGGTAGTAGATCGGGCGGATCGCGACCGTCTTGCCCGCGGCGCGGGCGCGCCCGGCGAAGGCCTGCGCGGCGGAGTTCACGGTGGATCCGAGGCCTCCGGCGGAGTGCCCCTCACCGGAACCGGCGGCCCCGATGAAGGTGTAGTCGGCGCACTCCGGGGCCGCGGTGGCGGGCGCTGCGAGGGCGGGGACGAGGGGTGCGAGCAGGGCGGCGAGAGCGGGAATGAGGACGAGGCGACGGCTCATGGCCTCACGCTAGCGCCTTCTCGTACGCGAAGGACACCTTTCGGGACGCAACGTCCGCCGTCTCGAGGCGCACCGTCACGCGGCTGCCCTCGGGCGGCCCGCCGGTGCAGGGCGCGATCACGGCGGGCTCGTCGAGGAGCACCTGGTCGGCGCGCATCGTCACGGCGGCGAACTCCTCGCCCACGCGACCCGCGAGGATCACGGCCTCGGTGAGGTCGATGCAGGCCCGGTCGACCTTGTTCGCCAGGGTGTTGGTGCGGATCATGGTCTCGGCGACGTCGTCGAGCGCGCCGCGGGCCCAGTCCGGGATCGGCGAGCCCGCGCACGCGGCGAGGCACACCTCGGTGGCGTACCGGTCGGCGAGGCGGCGCAGCGGCGCCGTGACGTGGGCGTACGGCGCGCCGACGCCGGCGTGGCCGCGGTCGGCGGGTGGCTCCGGAGCGGCGGCCGTGCCGAAGGGGGCGTAGCCCGAGCCGCGCAGCAGCCGGGCGGCGTCGGTCATCACGGCCAGCCCGGGCGGGGTCGTGACGTCGAGACCGGCGAGGAAATCGCCGACGGTGACCCCGGCAGGCCAGTCCTGCCCGAGCGCGGCAGCGGTGCGCCGCAGGTCGGCGACGGCGTCCTCCGGGGCGGCGGGGAGCGTGCGCAGCAGCCCGACTCCCGCCCGCAGCATGATGTCGGCCGCGCACACGCCCGTGAGCAGGGAGATCTGCGCATTGTGGGCGTCGAAGTCGGTGCGCGGTTCGATCCGGACGGTCCAGCCGTCGGGCCCCTCGACGGCCTCCTGTGCCGGGAGTCGCAGGTCGATGGCGCCGTGTGCGCGGCCCCACGCCGCCCGCAGCGCCCCGACCTCGGGCAGGAGCGCGATGCTCGGGTGCACGCGGCCGGCGTCGAAGTCGGCCTGGACTCCCGCGTAGTCGAGCTGGGCCCGGGAGCGGACCAGGGCGCGACGCACGGAGGCGGAGGTGACCTCGCCGGCGGCGTCCAGGTGGATCTCCCACAGCGCGGCCGCCCGGTCCTGCTCCGGCAGCAGCGATCCGGCGCCCTCGGAGAGCGGCCGCGGGTGCAGCGGCACGGAGCCGTCCGGCAGGTACATCGTCTGACCGCGACGGCGGGTCTCCGCCTCGAGCGCTCCCCCGGGGGCCACGAGCGCGCCGACGTCGGCGATCGCGTACCGCACGAGGTAGCCGCCGCCCTCGGCGGCGATGTGCACCGCCTGGTCCAGGTCCTTGGCGCCCGGCGGATCGATCGTCACGAATTCGATGTCGCGACGGTCCTCGCGGCCCTCCGCGCACCGGTCGGCGCTCGCCCGCGCCTCGGCCAGTACGTCCGCCGGGAAGTCCTCGACGAGCTCGAACTCGGTGCGGACGGCCCCGAAGTCGACGGCGCTCGACGGGACGGGGCCGCGCATCGGGATCCCGGTCACGCCTACTCCGCCAGCGCCTCGACGCTCATGGCCGCAGCGGTGCGGTCCCCCGCCACCAGCCAGGCGTACACGACGTCGCCCTCGCGGTGCGCGAGCAGCCGCGGCGCGTCCTCGAGCTGCAGCGCCGAGTTGTGCTCGACGATGCCGCGCAGGGGCAGCCGCTCCCGCAGGTCCGGGTACGTGGAGAGCACCTCCTCCAGCGCGGTCCAGTACACGGCGTTGTTGACGTGCTGGATGATGTCGAGGTCGGCGGCGCGCAGCAGGAAGGGCACCTCGACCGCGTCCGGGTGCGGCTTCGGATCGAGCCACTGCTTCCACCGGAGGACGCCGGGCTCGGCGGCGGCGCCGAAGGTGCTGAGGAAGGTCTCGCTCAGCGCCGACGGGGTGAGCGTGTCGATGTTGAAGTTGATCCAGAAGGCCTCGGTCTCGACCCGGGTGCCCTTCTGCCCGTCGATGCCGATGCGCACGTTGCACCAGCGCGAGCCCATCTTGGAGCCCCAGCGCTCGACGGTGAGGATGTCGGGCTGCTCGCCGCCCTCGAGGATCTCGATGACGGTGCGCCGCACCACCCAGTACGGGTGGATGTCCTCGTAGTCGACGTGGCGCAGGTGGTCCTGCCCCGTGTCCTGGAGGTAGCGGGCCACCCCGTCGAATTTGAGGCGGCGGTCGGGGCTGACGGCGTCACCCCGCACGGACCGCTGCGCCGTGTAGATGGCGCCGCTGTCCAGCAGCTCGCGGCGACGCTCGGGCTCGGTGATGCGCGGGGGCAGGGGATCTCCGATCACCCGCCCGAGCCTAGTCGACGGTGCGCTTGTTGAACGCCCGCACGGCCAGCGGGGCGAACACGGCCGTGAGCAGGATCGACCAGATCACGGTCGCGAGCACGGGATGCTGCAGCGACCAGGGCGCCCCGTCGCGCAGCGGCAGGTCGTTGCCCCACAGCTCGCGCATGGCCTGGACCAGCGACGAGACCGGGTTCCACTCCGCGATCGCCCGCAACCACGGCGCCATTCCCGCGGTGGGGACGAAGGCGTTGGAGAGGAAGGTGATCGGGAACATGGTGGCGAACATGAAGCCGTTCACGGCCTCGATGGACTGCATCATGCAGCCGACGAGGATGCCGAACCAGATCATGGCGAAGCCGAACACGAGTAGCACGACGAAGCCCAGCACCGCGTCCACCGGGTTCGTCCGGATGCGCCAGCCGATCGCGAGGCCCGTCAGGCACATGACGACGATGCCGATCGACGAGTGCAACAGGCTCGCGATACTCCGGCCGATGAGCACGGAGGCCCGGCTGATCGGCAACGACCGGAAGCGGTCGATGACGCCCTTCTCGAGGTCGGTGGTGAGACCGCCGGCCACGACGAAGCAGGTGAAGACCATCGTCTGCCCCAGGATGCCGGGCAGCAGGTACTCGCGGTAGGAGACGCCCTCGGTGGGGATCGCGGAGCCGAAGACGAACGCGAACAGCACCGTGAACATGATCGGCTGGATCGTCACGTCCGAGAGCATCTCGGGCATGCGCTTGGTGTGGATCATGCTGCGGCGAACCATGATCCAGGACTGCTGCCACAGGCTGGTCTGATGCGTCTCGACGCCGCCCACGCCGGCGGCCTCGGTGGTGGTGGCGGTCATGCGGAGGCCTCCTCGGCGGTGCTGGCGTCGGCTTCGGTGCGGTGCCCGGTCAGGGAGAGGAAGACGTCGTCGAGGCTGGGGCGGGAGAGGCCGAGGTCGTCGACCTTGATACCGCTCTCCCCCAACAACGCGCCGGCCCGGTTCAGATCGTCCAGCCCGTTGGCCGGGCTGCTCACCTGGCGTGCGCCCTCGTCGACGAAGACCTCGCTGCCGAGTTGCGCCAGGATGTCGCGGGCGCGGGGCAGATCCGCCGCGTCGGACACCGTCAGCACCAGGCTGGCGGCGCCGGCGCGCTCCTTGA contains:
- the pip gene encoding prolyl aminopeptidase translates to MREFYPEIEAYSTELLDVGDGQLLYVEQSGNPDGKPVVFIHGGPGGGTSPDCRRFFDPAAYRIVVFDQRGCGQSKPHIADPPSGEGDSLADRLAVNTTAHLIADIERIREHLGIDRWQVFGGSWGSTLGLAYAQTHPARVTELVLRGIFLLRRSELDWYYNEGASHVYPDNWEDYLAPLDEADRAPSADKIAAYHRLLHADDQEVALTAAKAWSKWERSTSHLINTAESSADADDPRFAIPFAQIENHYFVNGGFLDEAQLLRDIDRIAGIPGVIVQGRYDVVCPARSAWDLHRAWPTADLVIVPDAGHSAFEPGIRSALIEATDRFAKD
- a CDS encoding CYTH and CHAD domain-containing protein, with the protein product MAEQREIETKYEVGPETAAPSLAAVPGVDHVSTDEVFHLVAVYYDTDALDLAANRITLRRRTGGKDDGWHLKLPDGADRREVTVPLGDEADAPEGASAEVPEELVERVRAVVRGRALAPIAIVENERHTTYCHAVDGELLGEFVDDHVHSVSLLPDGPEKQWREWEFEVPDTPLGRKTAVAVDKALRAAGGAEPDAASKLARAIDAEVARGAVDLPKKIGHATAGQLLTAALAAYRDKLLREDPRVRARADDSVHQMRIATRQLRSVLTEFSGFFEGPARAALSSELKLLASVLGAVRDAEVLAQRFAAFDADGELGGAGAALAQRQHAAEARGWTRVDLALTSDRYFVLLDAIDAFIADPPLRERADRPALKSLAPLLDKRIRSFARQSMVLLADPACTDHDVHAIRKHAKRLRYASAVVDPVVRGDLRSEVKSLSKVQTRLGEFQDATIARDAVADLAAETTDPAIAFRLGRLDAVEELRAAQARASLPGMLRGLR
- a CDS encoding cutinase family protein produces the protein MSRRLVLIPALAALLAPLVPALAAPATAAPECADYTFIGAAGSGEGHSAGGLGSTVNSAAQAFAGRARAAGKTVAIRPIYYPAAAVPTRVDQFGGFLASMNTGAANTQGDVEIVLKACPSTKIVLAGYSQGASAVHRALQRLGDRKQLTAAALIADPDRTPNDTTRYLGSAPRSQGMAQASAMISGANPAPLAPRIGGRTLSICTSGDPVCHWTGDLAKTVPNSHDSYSGADIGGRLAGIAGL
- a CDS encoding RNB domain-containing ribonuclease, with the translated sequence MRGPVPSSAVDFGAVRTEFELVEDFPADVLAEARASADRCAEGREDRRDIEFVTIDPPGAKDLDQAVHIAAEGGGYLVRYAIADVGALVAPGGALEAETRRRGQTMYLPDGSVPLHPRPLSEGAGSLLPEQDRAAALWEIHLDAAGEVTSASVRRALVRSRAQLDYAGVQADFDAGRVHPSIALLPEVGALRAAWGRAHGAIDLRLPAQEAVEGPDGWTVRIEPRTDFDAHNAQISLLTGVCAADIMLRAGVGLLRTLPAAPEDAVADLRRTAAALGQDWPAGVTVGDFLAGLDVTTPPGLAVMTDAARLLRGSGYAPFGTAAAPEPPADRGHAGVGAPYAHVTAPLRRLADRYATEVCLAACAGSPIPDWARGALDDVAETMIRTNTLANKVDRACIDLTEAVILAGRVGEEFAAVTMRADQVLLDEPAVIAPCTGGPPEGSRVTVRLETADVASRKVSFAYEKALA
- a CDS encoding acyl-[acyl-carrier-protein] thioesterase codes for the protein MIGDPLPPRITEPERRRELLDSGAIYTAQRSVRGDAVSPDRRLKFDGVARYLQDTGQDHLRHVDYEDIHPYWVVRRTVIEILEGGEQPDILTVERWGSKMGSRWCNVRIGIDGQKGTRVETEAFWINFNIDTLTPSALSETFLSTFGAAAEPGVLRWKQWLDPKPHPDAVEVPFLLRAADLDIIQHVNNAVYWTALEEVLSTYPDLRERLPLRGIVEHNSALQLEDAPRLLAHREGDVVYAWLVAGDRTAAAMSVEALAE
- a CDS encoding ABC transporter permease; translated protein: MTATTTEAAGVGGVETHQTSLWQQSWIMVRRSMIHTKRMPEMLSDVTIQPIMFTVLFAFVFGSAIPTEGVSYREYLLPGILGQTMVFTCFVVAGGLTTDLEKGVIDRFRSLPISRASVLIGRSIASLLHSSIGIVVMCLTGLAIGWRIRTNPVDAVLGFVVLLVFGFAMIWFGILVGCMMQSIEAVNGFMFATMFPITFLSNAFVPTAGMAPWLRAIAEWNPVSSLVQAMRELWGNDLPLRDGAPWSLQHPVLATVIWSILLTAVFAPLAVRAFNKRTVD